Below is a genomic region from Chryseobacterium scophthalmum.
ACCTGCTACACCACCGCTTACCGCAAATTTCATTGCCGTAGCTGCAGACATTCCTACAACAGGTTTAATATTTTTTTCTTCAGTCACAATCACCCAACCAGAAATTGCATAAGAGTGTGGAAGGTAAACTGCTACAAAATTGTGCTTGTGTACATCGGCCATTTCCCTTTGAGTAAGAAACCCTATTCTCCAGATTTCAGGATTTTCGTTGGTTTTCACCCAAACCGGATCGCTAAATTTTTTCTTATCACCTACAAACGAAGACATCACATCTTTGGTAGGCGAATAAATATGTTTGATACCCGGAGTTTTTTCTAAAAGTCTGTCAACCGCATCTACAAAAAATCTTCCAACAACAAATTTGTTTCCTAAATAACCCAACAAAGCAGTAATTAGCAAAGTAGAAACAAAAACCAACCCCGGAATTTCACTTGCAACAGACGGAATGATATTGTCGATCGACGTTATCACATACCAAATTACAAAAATGGTCAATCCGATAGGACCAATTATCAACAATCCCTGAAAGAAGTTTTTCAGAAAAAAATTAGTCAGGTTTTCAAAAGTCGGCTTTTTCAATTTGCTTTTATCCGTGTATAGTTTCTTTGTTTCCGTAAGATTTTATGATACCTGCTTCATATTCCAGCCATTCTTCCCATCTTTTATTCACTTTTTCAGGGTCACCAAGCTGTCTTGCAAAACCGATAAATGTAGTATAATGATTCGCTTCAGAGATCATTAATTCTTTATAGAAAGTTTTTAGTTCTTCGTCTTTTATATTTTCTGTTAAAACTTTAAATCTTTCGCAACTTCTCGCTTCAATCATTGCTGCAAAAAGTATTTTATCAACAATTAAAGTATCTCTGTGACCTCCTTTTTGGATGAAATTGACCAATTCATTGACGTAATCATCTTTTCTTGTACGCCCAAAAGTGTAGCCTCGTTTTGTAATGATCTCCAGAACCTGTCCAAAATGCTCCAGTTCTTCCTGAGCAATTGCCAAAAGCTCCTTCACGATATCCGGACGTTCCGGAAGCATTGTGATCAGCCCGATCGCATTGGTAGCAGCTTTTTGTTCGCACCACGCATGATCGGTTAAAATTTCTTGAATGTTATCCTCCGCAATATTTGCCCACCTTGGATCGGTAGGAAGTTTCAACTTAAACATAATTTAAAAATTTCTGTAAATTTAAAATAAATTGCGATAAGAATTATTGTTTTGTTTCAAATTCGATAGCAGATTTAGTTTTGAGCAGCTGTTTTCTTTCTTAAAAATTCTAAAATCTTCCAGCCAAAATCATCAAATTTCTTCAAACCAGCCGCAATGATAAACGCTAAGGCAACATTTATGATGTAAATAATGACCATTAAAATCCACCAAGGCATCAATTCTTTCATCGGAACGACCAGAAAATAAACCAACGACGAGCTGATTCCCTGACCGAAATAAAAGAAAATTGCGTTTTTACCGATATAAGTGACGAAATTTTCTTTGGTAATCTTTAATCTGTTGTACAAGACAAATAAAGTCGTCAGTGAAAACAAAGTCCAGATAATGTATGGCGTTTGCGGCGGAAATTTTTGCTTGTTAATTTTAAAAAATATTTCGTTTCCGAAGTACCAAAACATCCAAACCAAAGCTAGGGCAACCAATCCGTAAAGAACAGGAATCATTTTTGTCGGTATTTTTTTACCTCTCATTCGGTTTCCAACAAGGAAAACCGTCATGTAAAAAGCAACATATCCTACTTGTCCGCTCGGATAAATTTCCGGGAAAATATTAAACAATAAAGTTAAAGCAACACAAATTCCGATAAACCAATTGACGTGTTTCGGGAAAAATTTTAAAATTAAAACTCCGAAAACCGTTAAAATAAAGTAAACTTTAAGATACCAAAAGCTTCCCATTACAACAGGAAAAGTATCTGCATTTCTGTATTCGTGAAGGTACCAATTGCCTAAATTCTGCCATTGTGGAGCTGTAGAAATACTCGTTGCTGAATATTTTGAGCCAAATGTAGAATAGAAGCTCTGTAGCCATTCAAGTGAGAAAAAGGTGAGCCCAAATATTTTAAAGAAATAATCTAAAAAGAACAGAAGCGTAACAAAAATCATGTACGTTATCTGCAGTTTTAGTAAACGGTAAAGTGTTTTCTCAATATTGTTTCCTGAAGTGATCCCGCTTAAAGCATAAAAAATTGCGACATCAAAAACCAAAGAAAAAACCCGTATTTCCGGAATAATGTAAAACTGCCCCGACCAAAATGCGGTGTGAATAAATATAATGGAAAGTGTGGCTAAACCTTTCGCAAAATCAATGTAGAGATCTCTGTTCATCTAAATGTGGAATATTTTCCAAAAGTAATTAAACTTTGCGAATATTGTACACAAAGAAAAAGAGGTAAGAATAATGTCTTACCTCTCTACTAAAAGATATTAAAATGAATGTTTATTTAAGGTTTTTAAACTCTTCTGCAGAAATTTCGCCTGACTGAATCTGTTTCAACTCATCAAGATACTGACTCATATAAGCATCTAACTCAGGAAACTTTGAGTTTTTTGCCATTTTGTAAGTTCCGTTTAAAACTCCCTGATAATAATAAAAGAAGTTGTAATCAAAATCTGCAGCAGAAAGGTCGTACTGCCCTAAAAGAAAACCTAAACGCACTGCAGATCTTCTCTGAGGCGGCGTTCCGTGGTGTCCTGCACTGGTTGTCTGATAATCGCCAATACTTTGGGCAAATTCATATGCTGCTGCAATCTGGGCAAATGATGTCTGATTGTAACCATTGGGTCTTCTTAAATAATATCCTGCAAAACCGTCTGCTTCCAGTTCATTTGGTCTCGCTGTGGATTCACTTACAGACGGAAGTCCAAAAATATACTGCAACTGATGACCGTATTCATGAGCGAGGATCATTGCATTAACGATGTTTCCGCCTTTGTTTTTTGCATCGGCATAAATTGCGTAGCCATAGTAGATCTTTCCGGTAGAATACGAAATCGCATTATACGTAGAATTGGGATTAGACGGATCATTTACGAAACGTAATGTTGGATTACTTCTTCCCCATAGACTGGCAATTTTTGTCATCTGAGCATTCATAAAACTCGTGTCTGTAGAGTTCGGCAATGATGTTGTCAATACGGCATTTGAGCTCCAGTACTGGTCTACATAATAGCAGATCTTTTCGAGCTCGCCTGGCTGTTCAGGTTTTAAATTTTCTGTTTGAGATTCAGATACAGGCGTTTCCATTGTATCGTCGTTACATGCTGATAATGAGAATACAGCAAATGCTCCTGCTAATAAGCAGAAATTAAAGTTTCTTTTCATATTGAAATATTTTGGTGAAAGCGAAGATATACAATAATGTGAAATAATTCACTAATTCATACTGAAAAAAAACTATGCTATGCAGGTAAAAAATTATTGTTTAATATTTGATTTTGATATGATTTAAAATCAATAACAAATAAGAGAGAAGCAATTTAATTTCTATATTTGGAGAATCAATCACAAAAAATATGAAGTTTATATACAGCCTTATTTTGGCAATATTTGCCGTTGTCAATTTATCTGCGCAGGGAAATCGCTTTATTTACGAATATCAGTTTAGAATTGATTCCACAAAAACAGACAGCCTGAAAAAAGAGTTTGTGAATCTTGATATTTTCCCGACCAAATCTTACTTTTATGGACAGGCAAAATTTGCAAGTGATTCTATCACGAACAATTCCATCATTGAACAGAGAAAGTCTACGCCGAATAGTTTAAGTTATTCTTCCACCACCGAAGAGTGGAATATTTCTTATTTAATAGAAAAGTCATATCCGAGTTTTAAAACTACTTGGTTTACAAATATTGAGCAGACCAATATGATCGTAGAGGAAACTCCTGTGATAAAATGGCAGATTCTTCCTGAAACACAAAAAATTGAAAACTATAATTGCCAAAAAGCAACAGCGAATTTTGGAGGAAGAATCTGGGAAGCTTGGTTTTCTAAAGACCTGCCTTTTCCGGATGGTCCGTACAAGTTTCACGGTTTGCCTGGTTTGATTGTGAAATTAGAAGATAAAACCAAATCGCATCAGTTTTTATTAAAAGGAAGTAAAAAACTGAAAGCTGAAAACCATTCCTGGGATTATATTTCAGCATTGGAGAAGGAAGCTAAACATGAATTTGAGGGAGTAAAAGTAAATCCGACTCAATACAAAAAGTTATTTATGACTTATAAAAATGATCCTGCAAAAGACATTAAACTAGATTTGGCTAATCCCAATAATTCTATGACTGTAACTACGGGAGATGGAAAAAAAATAACCAATAATGCAGAAATTATTAAATTCTTTGAAGAATCAATGGCTAAAAAATATAAATCAATTAATAATCAGCTGGAAATAAATCTACACAGAAAGTAGAAAATTTCTCAAAATCATATTGTTACTAAAAAAATAATCAGTACATTTGCACCTCGAATTAACTAAAAATTTATAGACAATGTTTGCAATTGTAGAAATAGCAGGGCTTCAATACAAAGTTGAGCAAGACCAGAAGTTGTTTGTGAACCGTTTGAAAGGAGATAAAGGAGGAAAAGTATCTTTCGATAAAATCTTACTTACTGTAAACGGAGCAATCACTGTAGGCGCCCCAGCTGTAAGCGGTATCACTGTAGAGGCAGAGATCCTTGATCACGTAAAAGCTGATAAAGTAATCATCTTCAAAAAGAAAAGAAGAAAAGGTTATGAAGTTAAAAACGGTCACAGACAATCTTTAACTCAAATCAAAATCACTGGTATTACAGGATTTGAAGGAAAAAAAGCAGAGAAGCCTGCTAAAAAAACAACTAAAAAAGCTGACGCTGCTGAAAGCGCAGAATAATTGTTAAACCAAAAAACCTTAGAATAAAATGGCACACAAGAAAGGAGTTGGTAGTTCCAAAAACGGTAGAGAATCTCATTCTAAAAGATTAGGTGTGAAGATTTTCGGTGGACAAGACGCTATTGCTGGTAACATTATTATCAGACAAAGAGGTACTCAACATCACCCAGGTGAAAATGTTGGTATGGGTAAAGATCACACTTTGCACGCTCTTGTTGACGGTAAAGTAGTTTTCAGAAAGAAAGCAAACAACAGATCATACGTATCTATTGAGCCGAACGCATAATTAAATTAGCGTTTTATAAAAATAAAATCCTCAACATTTTTGTTGAGGATTTTTTGTGGTTTTAATAATTAGTTTATTCAGAATAAATTTTAAATGATTTAGAATAACAGCAGCAAATCCCTTTTGGACAACCATAATTACATTCTCCAAAAACTCTATTTTTGAACTCTTTAAAATGTTTAAGCCTACAGCTTAAAGGACATTTAAAAACTTGGAAAACAAAATTGTAATGGTGATAAGTGTTCATGCTTTCTTTAAATCTAAACATAAAATAACCATCTGATTTTGTAATTTCCGCCAAATAGCTTTGATCTTTAAATTTAATTGGTAATATCATTGTAAATATTTTCTTACAATAATACATCAAGAACTAATCAAAAAAGAGTTTGCTAAACATGAAGATAGTTTGCTATAACATGATCTAAAATCCGAACTGAAATCCCGCTTTAATTCCAAATTTAGAAACATCAGGTCTGTTAAGATAATTTCCTCTCCAGTTGAAGTCTACACGGAAGATTCTTATGTTTCCGAAACCTATATTTTCAATACCAAATCCGTATTCATAATACACTTGCTGATCTGGCGCAGAATATTTTAAATTATCAACATTTATATTTTTTGACGCGTCACTCAAAGATCCGTAAGCACCTCTGATGAATGCAACTTCTCTTAACTTCAGTTTCTTAATTAAAGGGATATATGAAAGTATTTTACCATTAAAATGATGCTCTATGTGAAGCGTAGAATAGGTGTCGGCTACAAATTCATAATAATTTAACTGAGCAAATGTATTCGGAACAATTCCATACGATTGGTTTCCTGGAATGATATTCTGCAATGCTAAAGGAACAGTATCAAAGTTTTTCCCAGCTTCAAAATTCAGCAATGTTTTTCCCCAACTACCCAAAAGAATAGGCTTGTAAAACATAAACTGCAATTTGTTATAATTAAAATCAGCATTAAACAAACCTTCAATACCTCTCGTGTATTTTAAAACAATGGTCGGAGCCAAGGTTCCATGCTCATATCGGTCAACTCCGGTTTGAGAAAAAGTAGCTCCCGGTCTTGCTATTAAACTGATTGTAACATGCGAATCATTGGTGGTTTTTCTTAAATCACCATTTCTGAAATACATCAAGCTAAAACCTGAAGGATTGGCAGATTTAATACTTTGCATCGTTCCGTCAACTCTTACCTGAAAGTTTTTCCAAGGTTCAATAGAAGTGAAAAAACTCGTTTGGTTTACCGAACTTAAAGAAGCATTTTCTCCTCTCGCAAAAACGGTTGAAGAAGCAAATGAACGTGATAAAATCCCATCTTCAGTCGTTAATTGTACTCCAAGTTGTGTAATGTCTCTTTTTGTTCCTCCTCCAATCATAAAACGATTGACTCTATTGAACATATATCGACCCTCTACTCCGTATTTGAATTGTTGATCTTTAAAACCATAAGCATTATAAAACTCAATTCTCCAAGGATCATTTTGCGTAAAATACGTTCTTGCTCCTAATCTTATTCTATCACCTTCTACTTCATTCTTCCCATAAATAGAGGTTATAGGACCCAAATCAATTCCTTTGGTCACATTATAATATCGAGAAGCAAGCGTTTCTGTAAGTTTAATAATTCTATTGAATTTTGGGGTCTGTTGTAATCGATCAAGCATTTCGTACACCCCTTTTTCTTCTTTAGATAAAGAATCCGGTCTTGCATTCACCCAAAAAGCATCGTCCTTATCTACAAATCGATCGTCGTATTCTTCTTTTTTTCTTGTGAAAACAGTATCAGCTAACGGTTTATTAAAATCATAATCAGAATAGTCTACAGATCTTTTGGCAATAATACTTTTTGCGGTCTTCTTTTTAGAAAAAGGAGTCATTTCAATTTCTGTAACATATTTTTTAGGCAAAAATGTTTCATCGTCAGGATTATCATATTCCAATTCCGTAGAAATGGAGTTGATGAAATTGACATTTATTTTATTTGTTGATTTTAAAGTAGCTTCCAAAACCGCATAAGAATCGGTGTCAATATAAAGATATCCCTGAAAAGCTAAAACCTCCGTTCTTCTCGGCTGATAACGTATTTTATATGCTTGTTCTCCTCGGATAGAAACTGTATCTGTCAAATTATAATCATACGTGCTAAAACCATCAGTTCCCACCGGACTAGGAAATCCTATATCGAAATAATTTAAAGTATTATCATAAATATTGATGTCACGATACAGGTTTTTAGCTGTAATTGCAATCACCTGATTATCCTGAAAACCTGAAGTTTTCTGGGCAACCAATAGTTTTTTAGTCTTTTTATTAGGTTTATTTTGTCCGAAATGATTATAAATAGATTCGTTTAAGAAGATTGGTAATGCCATTTTTCCTCTTGCGGTAGAATCGGCATAATCAAAGATGAAATCCAACTTATTAAAGATTTTTCTGTGCATAAATGCACTGTCGAGATTATTGGCATCAAACTGAATCTTTTCGTATTCTTTGTATGTGTAAGTATCAAATTTATCAAGACCGTTATTTCTCTTGCGCTTCCAGACTTCCTGCATAATTCGGTATGCCGGATTTTCTTTTTTATTTTTAAATTTCGTTTTCTCATTGTGAATAACAACTTCTTCAATACTGCTTACTTTTTCAGAAGAAAGCGTTATTATAAGATTATTGCTATTATCCGGAGTAATTTCTACACTTTCTAAAGCATAGTTTTTTTTCTGAAACTTTAATTTGTAAATAATACTATCAGACTTCACACTGAAGCTTCCGGAAGTGGTTGTAAGAACAGGCGTATTGTTATCATTAATAAAAACCTCAACAGCGCTAATCTCTTTGCTGGTTTTAGCGTCTACAATCTTCCCGCTTGCCGAGTTTTGGGCATGAAAAAGACTGGCTATAAAAAGGGATATATAAAGGAAACCGTATTTAAATTGATTGGTTGACATCATTCGTATCTTCGAGCAATTAGCTAAACAAAAACTATGCTGTTTTATTATTAAATTTTAAAAGTTTTTTAAAGACTTTTGTGTTTATCTGTAAAACTGCAAATGTAACGAAAATAAAGCTATGAATATTGTGCCTGAATAAAGCTTAAAGCTGATATTTGATAAAAAAAGCGAAGTTATATTTTGGGAAGAAAATAAAACAAAAAAGACTTACAATAATGTAAGTCTTTTTGCTCCTCCTCTTGGGCTCGAACCAAGGACCCTCTGATTAACAGTCAGATGCTCTAACCAACTGAGCTAAGGAGGAATGTTCCTCTTTTAAGGTGGTGCAAAGATAATATGAAAAATAATATCAAGCAAATTTTTTTTAACCAAAATCACCTGAAAAGTGCTATCAGATTATATTTCAGTAAATTAAATTTTAAAATAATTTGAAACAGGAAAGTATTAAAATCAAAAAAGACCTACAGTAATGTAAGTCTTTTTTGCTCCTCCTCTTGGGCTCGAACCAAGGACCCTCTGATTAACAGTCAGATGCTCTAACCAACTGAGCTAAGGAGGAATGTTCCTCTTTTAGAGTGGTGCAAATATAGTACTGATATTTAAACCACGCAAGTTTTTTATTTATTTTTTTAAATAATTTTAAAGATTTCCTGTAACCCATTTAAAAATGTCACTTCCAAAAATCAGTAACATTAAGCCTAACAGGAAGATAACACCCACCATTTGAGCATTTTCCAATATCTTTTGTGGAACAGGTTTACCAACAATCATTTCATATAAAGTAAAAATAACGTGACCACCATCTAATCCAGGAATCGGAATTAAGTTTAAGAACGCCAACCAAACAGAGAACATTGCTGTAAAACCCCAGAAAGCAGTCCAGTCGATTGATACACTTCCATCTTTTGCTTTATCAACAGGCATATTTTTGATTATAGCTAATGGACCACCAACTTTTTTATAACCCTGAACCTTTTTGTTGAAGATTAATTTAAACTGTTTTACCTGATACGTTAAGCTTTCAATACTTCTCGTGAAGCCTCTTCCGATAGATTCTCCAAAAGTAAAATGCTTAGTTATATAATATGTTTTTAATCTTTTGTCTATATAAGAAGCCAATCCTAAAGTACCTTCTTTAGATACCGACAAAACCAGCGGTTGAATTGCTCCACCTCTCATTACATCTACTTTAAGGTCTTTCCCTGGATTATTTCTTACAGTTTCCTGAAATTCATCATAATAAGAAATTTTCTTTCCATCTACTGCAACAACTTGGTCACCAATTTTTAATCCAGCTTGTAGCGTTTTAGGATTGTAGATAGAATCGATTACCGCAGGAAATCTTGGCGTAAGAAATGCTCTAGGATTTTCATCTTTGAAAGCCATCGCTTTACCATCGTCATTCGTTGGGAATGTAACTTCTTTTCCGCTTCTTAAAACAGTAATCTCATCGCTTAATAAAACATCCAAAGCCAATTTATCAAAATTATTCTGAGTTTTTCCGTCTACTTTTAAGATTTTATCTCCATCCTGGAAACCCATTCCTTTAGCAACACTTGTATAATTCATCGGAGCATCAACTTTCGCTGTATCAAAAGAAGTTTCACCATTGAAAAACGAAAGACATCCGTAAATCAACCAAGCAAGGAAGAAATTTACCGTAACTCCACCCAACATGATGATCAATCTCTGCCAAGCTGGTTTTGCTCTGAATTCCCACGGTTGTGCAGGCTGCTTCAATTGCTCAGTATCCATACTTTCGTCAACCATTCCGGCAATTTTCACATAACCTCCGAAAGGAAGCCATCCGATACCGTATTCAGTTTCACCAATTTTCTTTTTAACCAGAGAAAAATAAGGGTCGAAGAAAAGATAAAACTTTTCTACTTTGGTTTTAAAATACTTTGCGGGTAAGAAATGCCCAAGCTCGTGAAGAATTACTAAGATAGAGATGCTTAATATAAATTGAAAGATCTTAATTGCTAATTCCATTAATTGTTTTTAGATTTTAATTTGCAAAGGTAACAATTATCAAAAGGATGCCAAACAAAAAAGCTCCTCTAAATGAGAAGCTTTGTCATATATTGTGGCTGATTTTTAAAAATTGAAAGAAACTCCTAAACTTCCGTTATTCCCAACTTCTGCAAAAACACCAACTTTTTCTGTAAAGAAATATCTTGCGCCAATGTGAGCTCCAATACCGAAATCTCTGCCAAGAACTCCAAGATCAACTCCCGGATAAATATCAAGCTTTTCAGGCAATTCTAAAGCTTCCTTTAAATGGAAATTAACTCTTCCAAATATAAAAACCCTGTTATCGTCGTTATTATCTTTATATCCGTCAAAATAAGCATTTGCTCCGGCTCCGACAGATATTAACTGGTTTAAACCATAGTCGTAAGTCGCGGTAATTCCCGTTCCATAACCCCATGCATTGAATCCCAAATTAACTTTCTGATCCCCTTTTCCGGTGTAGGCTTGTGCGCTGACTGCCACTCCGGCAAAAACCATCAACATAAAAACCAATTTCTTCATAGATTTTAATTTTAAATTATTACTAATCACAATTTGCAGCAAATATAAAACCGAAACCATTTAAAAACTGTAATTTTATGCAAGTTTTGAATTTGAAATATGAAAATTACAGGATTGAATCAGGATATTATCTGGAAAAATAAAATCGAGAACTTTCAGTTGATTGAAAATCAGCTACAAAATCAAGAGGCAGATTTATTTCTTTTGCCGGAAATGTTTTCTACAGGTTTTTGTATGGATGCTGCTGAAGTTTCAGATAAAAATGAAGAATCGCTGGAATTTTTAAAGAAAATTTCAAAAGAGAAAAATACAGCATTTTCAGGAAGTGCTTCTATAAAAGTTAATGATCAGTTTTTTAACAGAATGTATTTTGTGAAGCCAGATTCTGAAATAATATTTTACGATAAAAGACATTTGTTTTCCTTTTCTGGCGAAGATAAAATCTATACTCCAGGAAAGAACAGAGTCATCGTAGAATATCTTGGAATTCGTTTTCTGTTACAGGTTTGTTATGATTTGAGATTTCCTGTTTTTGCAAGAAATAACGACGATTATGATGCTATTTTATACGTTGCCAATTGGCCGGAAAAAAGAGTCGGAGCATGGGAACATTTATTGAAAGCTCGAGCAATTGAAAATCTATCGTATGTTTTTGGTTTAAACAGAATAGGACCCGATGGAAATGATCTTTTTTACCAGGAAAGTTCACATTGTTTTTTTGCTGATGGTAAAGAAATTTCTCAGAAAAAAGGAAATTTAGTTTCTGCCGAATTAAACTTAGAAGAGCTTAACGATTTCAGAAATCATTTTCAGTTTTTGAACGATCGGGATATTTTTGAAATAAAATAAAATCTTTTTTTAACTTTAATTATTCAAAACTTCTTTTCGCTTTCTTAATTTCCTCAAAGCTTTTCTACCTAAAATCACGACAGCGATCACCGTAATAATTGCCAGAAAAGCTGCGATTACCGGAGCAACCATTGCTAAAGTTGCCATAATTCCTGCTCCTGCAGTTTCTGTAGTTCCCACAACAGGATTTCCAATTCCACCCGTTGTCGCTGTGGAAGCCGCGCGAATTCCTGCAAATCCGGAACTGATTGTCGCCGCAGTACCTCCACCTGCAATTAAAGCCAATCCCCACTGTGGAAATGTCCCTAAATCTGCAAACTGACTTGCAAAAAGTACAGAACCCGCAATCGTCGCCATCGGAACAGAAACAGTATCGAGTAAATGATCTACAATCGGAATATAATAAGCTAAAATTTCTGCTAAAGTAGCAATTCCTGTAGTAATTAATGCAGGAAGACCAGAAAGCCATTCAAAACTTTCATGAGTAGGAATCCATTGAAAATAAGATGCTAAACTCACCGCAAACATAGGTAAGAAAACTCTGAAACCTGTTGCTGCAGCAAGTCCAATACCAATAAATGCACTCAAAACATACGGAAGATAGGGAATTTGATCTAACATAAGTCATCAATTGTTTGCTTAAAGCTACAAAAAATATAAACACCTAAAGTTCAAATTTTTAAGTGTGATTTTTGATAATTGAAAATGATTTAGTTTCGGCTCCTTCGGAGCCGAAACTTTGTAGAAAAGAATGAAAAACGAAAGGTTGCGCTCCTACGGAGCGCAACCTTTTATAGTTGATAAGTTGTAATCTTTATGATTTTTTCTGAGACTGACATAATTTAATAAACTCTGCCTCCACATCCTGAAATTTCTCAGGAAGTTCATTCGATACCCAAAACAGCATAGCAATTGTTTTATCTCCAAAACTCGTTTTAAAAAGATCTTTATTTAAGCGGTAACATTCTCTTAAAAGCCTTTTCACCCGGTTTCTGTACACTGCTTTTTTAAAATACCTTTTAGAAACCGAAACTCCTAGTTTTACATTTTCACTTTGTAGATCCGGATTATTTTTAAGAATGATAATGCGCAAATTTCCACAACTCCTCCACTTACCTTTTGCAAAAAGTAAAGTGATCTCATTCTCTTTTTTGAGTTTTTCTTCTTTCGGATATTTAAATTCAGACATTAATCTTTCTTCAGTAAGTGATTGATAACCTCCGAAGCTGCGTACAAACCAAAAATTGCAGGAAGAAAACTGATGGTTCCATAAAAAGATCTTTTATAATTGCTTCCGTCAGTCATTTTCAAGCTATCTTCATCCTGAATTTCATCTGAAAACACACAACGAATTCCTTTATCTATTTTTTCTTTTTTCAGCCTTTTTCTTACTTCTCTCGCAAGATGACAATGCTGTGTTTTGCTGATATCACGAACGATAACCTTAGACGGGTCAGATTTTCCGCCCGCTCCCATCGAGCTTACAATTTTTATTTTTCTGCGTCTTGCAGCAATAATCAATGATACTTTCGGACTAACGCTATCAATACAATCTAATATGTAATCAAAATTTCCACCATCTAGAATTTCTGCCATTCTTTCAGGGTTCAAAAACTCATTGACTTTTATAAGGTCAAGATTCGGATTAATATCCATCAATCTTTCTGAAACAACATCTACTTTATGTTTTCCAACAGTAGAGTGCAGAGCAGGAAGCTGTCTGTTAATATTTGTAATATCTACAGTATCTCCATCTACAATCGTCATCTTTCCGACACCGGCTCTCGCTAAAAACTCAGCAGCAAAAGAACCTACTCCACCTAAACCTACAACCAGAACAGCGGCTTTGTTTAATTTTTCAACACCTGCTTCTTTTATCAATAATTCTGTTCTTTCAAGCCAAACTTTATCCATGC
It encodes:
- the rseP gene encoding RIP metalloprotease RseP — encoded protein: MELAIKIFQFILSISILVILHELGHFLPAKYFKTKVEKFYLFFDPYFSLVKKKIGETEYGIGWLPFGGYVKIAGMVDESMDTEQLKQPAQPWEFRAKPAWQRLIIMLGGVTVNFFLAWLIYGCLSFFNGETSFDTAKVDAPMNYTSVAKGMGFQDGDKILKVDGKTQNNFDKLALDVLLSDEITVLRSGKEVTFPTNDDGKAMAFKDENPRAFLTPRFPAVIDSIYNPKTLQAGLKIGDQVVAVDGKKISYYDEFQETVRNNPGKDLKVDVMRGGAIQPLVLSVSKEGTLGLASYIDKRLKTYYITKHFTFGESIGRGFTRSIESLTYQVKQFKLIFNKKVQGYKKVGGPLAIIKNMPVDKAKDGSVSIDWTAFWGFTAMFSVWLAFLNLIPIPGLDGGHVIFTLYEMIVGKPVPQKILENAQMVGVIFLLGLMLLIFGSDIFKWVTGNL
- a CDS encoding DUF6646 family protein, whose protein sequence is MKKLVFMLMVFAGVAVSAQAYTGKGDQKVNLGFNAWGYGTGITATYDYGLNQLISVGAGANAYFDGYKDNNDDNRVFIFGRVNFHLKEALELPEKLDIYPGVDLGVLGRDFGIGAHIGARYFFTEKVGVFAEVGNNGSLGVSFNF
- a CDS encoding nitrilase-related carbon-nitrogen hydrolase, yielding MKITGLNQDIIWKNKIENFQLIENQLQNQEADLFLLPEMFSTGFCMDAAEVSDKNEESLEFLKKISKEKNTAFSGSASIKVNDQFFNRMYFVKPDSEIIFYDKRHLFSFSGEDKIYTPGKNRVIVEYLGIRFLLQVCYDLRFPVFARNNDDYDAILYVANWPEKRVGAWEHLLKARAIENLSYVFGLNRIGPDGNDLFYQESSHCFFADGKEISQKKGNLVSAELNLEELNDFRNHFQFLNDRDIFEIK
- a CDS encoding DUF4126 domain-containing protein codes for the protein MLDQIPYLPYVLSAFIGIGLAAATGFRVFLPMFAVSLASYFQWIPTHESFEWLSGLPALITTGIATLAEILAYYIPIVDHLLDTVSVPMATIAGSVLFASQFADLGTFPQWGLALIAGGGTAATISSGFAGIRAASTATTGGIGNPVVGTTETAGAGIMATLAMVAPVIAAFLAIITVIAVVILGRKALRKLRKRKEVLNN
- the rnpA gene encoding ribonuclease P protein component; its protein translation is MSEFKYPKEEKLKKENEITLLFAKGKWRSCGNLRIIILKNNPDLQSENVKLGVSVSKRYFKKAVYRNRVKRLLRECYRLNKDLFKTSFGDKTIAMLFWVSNELPEKFQDVEAEFIKLCQSQKKS
- a CDS encoding tRNA threonylcarbamoyladenosine dehydratase, producing MDKVWLERTELLIKEAGVEKLNKAAVLVVGLGGVGSFAAEFLARAGVGKMTIVDGDTVDITNINRQLPALHSTVGKHKVDVVSERLMDINPNLDLIKVNEFLNPERMAEILDGGNFDYILDCIDSVSPKVSLIIAARRRKIKIVSSMGAGGKSDPSKVIVRDISKTQHCHLAREVRKRLKKEKIDKGIRCVFSDEIQDEDSLKMTDGSNYKRSFYGTISFLPAIFGLYAASEVINHLLKKD